The sequence CGGGGTGGAAATAGGTCACCACCTTGCGCGCGATGTGCGCGGACATCGGCGAACCGCCGTCGATCGCCACCTCACGGATCGCGGGCAGCAGCTCGGTGGCGGCGCTGCGTTTCAGGAGGTAGCCGCTCGCGCCGGAGCGCAGGGAGTCGAAGATCGAGTCGGTGTCGTCGTAGGTGGTCAGCATGATCACCTGCATTCCCGGATGGGCGGCCTTGAGGGTGGCCACGCAGGTGATGCCGGAGGCACCGGGCAGGTTGATATCGGTGAGCAGGATGTCCGGCACCTGCTTCGGCAGCTCGGCGATCGCGGCCTCGGCGGAGGCCCACGAGGCGATGCAGGTCATGTCCGGCGCGCGGTTGATCAGGGCGACCAGGCTCTCCCGGGTGACCGCATCATCCTCCACCACCGCGACTCGGATATTCATGGCCCGAGTTTGAAGTAAGAGCGCGGGATGAACAGGTTTTTCGAGCGCTCCGTGGAAACCGGGCAAAGGAGTTGAGGCTTTAGCCGAGGAGGGTCTTCAGGGGGGCGGAGGCCTGAAGAGTTTGCTGGTTTTGCCACACCGCGGCCATGCCAGTCAGGAGCTTCGCTCAGATGAGAGGGTCGCTTTCGCTCCCACCGCATTCAGTGTTCAGTTTTCAGGAAAGAGGAAGAGAGTGTTTCGAGAACGAAGGGCTTTTCCGTTTTGCGCCCTTCTTGCGGATGAAATCTCTCCAGACTCCGCCCCCCTGAAGACCCTCCTCGGCTAAAGCCTCAACTCCTCACGGCCACGGGAGTTCGAAAGCCACCGCGGTGCCTTTCCCGGGTTCGCTCGTGATCGCGCAGGTCCCTTGCAAGCCGGCGGCGCGGTTCCGCATGTTGCCGAGGCCATCGCCGGTGAGCTTCGCGGCTTCGAAGCCCTGGCCGTTGTCGGTGATGCGGATTCCCAGTTTCGCGGGAGCGGGATCGATCTCCAGCACCACCTCGGTCGCCCCGGCATGTTTGGCGGCGTTGTTCACCGCCTCGCGGATCATCAGGAAGACCTGGTGGCGGAAGTCTGCGGGCAGCGGCCGCGGTTCGATATGGTCGGGCCATTCCAAGCGGCAGCGGATGCCCGCGGCCTGGAGCAGTTCGCCAACCTGCTCGGCGGTGTAATCGAGGAAGCTCGCGAGGTTGTCGTGGCGTGGATTCACCGCCCACACGATCCGGTCGAAGGAGGTGATCGCGTCGCGCGCGGCTTCGGAAAGTTTCGCGAGGTGTGGCGACGGTTGCTCGCTGGTGGCGGAGAGTTCGGATAGCAGCGAGATGCGGGTCAGGCTCGCGCCGACCTCGTCATGCATGTCGCGGGCGATGCGCGTGCGTTCGCGCTCCAGCGCCGCCTGGCGTTTCACAAGCGCCGTTTCACGCCGCGCCTGGCGCAGCGAGAACCATCGTGCGATCCACGCCGTGACGCCCAGGCACAGCAGTCCGAGCGCGATTTTGAACGTCAGCGTCTGCCAGAAGAACGGCAGCACCGTGATCTCCATTTTCACCGGCTTGGCGCTCGGCACGCCGTCGTTGTTCGCGCCGGTCACCTCCAGCGCGTAGTGTCCGGGCGCGAGATGGTTGTAGGACGCCACGCGTTCCTCGCTGCTGTCCACCCAATCGCGGTCGAGGCCGATGAGGCGGTGTGAAACGCGGGCGTTCTCCGGTGCGGTGAAGGAATACACGCCGAGCGCCACCCGCAGGCTGTCGACGCCGGGGCCGATCTCGATCTTGTTGGCTGGCGTCACCGTCGCGCCGTTCACCGTGAGGTCCGTGATCGCCACCGGTGGTGGCACGGTGTTGGTGCCGGTGGCGGCGGGATTGGCGATGGCGATGCCCTTGCGCGTGGCGATCCAGATCCGGCCGTCCGGCGCGATGAAATCGTTCGGTTGGTAGCCGCTGTTGGCCTGCACGCTGGAGAGGGCTTCGCTCGATCCGAACACCTTGCACGGCACGGTGGCTTCCTTGCCCTCCGCCACGGCGGTGAGCTGCTTGAAATCGCACGAGAAGATCCCGCGGTCGCTGCCCGCCCAGATGATTCCTGCATCGTCCAGCACGAGTTGGGAGACCACGTCGTCCCGAAGTCCCTGCGCGCTGGTCACGCTGCTGGAGCGGCCATCGGCCAGACGCAGCAGCCCGTTGTTCACCCGCGAGATCCACAGCGCGCCATCCGGCGTGGCCAGCAGCGTGCGGATGCCGCGGGTGTTGCCGTCGATGGCTTGTTCGCGGAAGCCATCGGCGGTCGATCGATACAGCGGCCCGCTGAGGATCGCCGCCCAGATGGTGCCGCCGTTGTCCTCCGCGAGGGATCCGATCTCGCCGTCCGATCCGATCGCGTGATTGGTGACCGTGCCGTCCTTGAGGTGGAGCAGCGTGTGTCCGCGGGCGATCCACAGCGAACCATCGCGTGCGGCCAGCAGGGCACGGATGCGGATGCCGGTCCCGGCTTCGGGCAACGGGATGTTCTGGAAGGTGTCGTCGCGGAGTCGGAACAGCGATCCGTTCTCCGTGGCCACCCACACCGAGTCGGCGGTGGCGAGCACCGTGGTCGCGATTTCGCCGGGCCAGTCCTTGCCCGCGTCGAGGGCCTTCCAGGTTCCCTTCTCCCGCTTGTAGAGGCGACCGCCTGTCTGCATCACCACCCAGATGGTGCCGTCGGGTGCGCAGCTCATGGAGCGCGGGGTTTGCCCGGCGGGCAGGCCGGCTTCCGAGAGCATGGAAACGGCGCGCAGGCGGACGCGGTTGATGCCGCCGCCGCCGGTGGCCGCCCATAGATTGCCCTCGCGGTCTTCTTGAAGAGACCAGATGTCCGCGTTCGAGGTGGCGACGCGGGTGGTTTCGCGGCCGATGTTGACGAACAGTCCGTCGCCGAACGTTCCGATCCACACGCGGCCCGCGCTGTCCTCCAGCATGCACGACACGCGGTCGCCCGGGCCGGTCGGCAGCTCCGCGACGCGTTGCAGTTCCTCGCCCTCGCGGGAACGGAAAAGCGTCCCATCCATCACCAGCCACAGGCCGCCCTCGCTCGCGCCGCACGCGCTCACCTTGGAGCCCGCCAGGCTTTGGCGCAGCGTGAAGGCGCCATCCTGGAAGCGTGCCAGCGCGTGGTCGCCCACCGCCCAGATCGTGCCGGTGCCATCCTCCGCGATGCAGTCGGCGAAGCTCGGGGCGAGCCCGCCTTCCGTTTTCGGCACCGCCAGCACGCCGTCGTGGACGCGGTAGCACTGGCCGTTTCCAAATCCGAGCCAGATGTCGCCATCGCGGCTTTGGAAAAACGCGGTCAGGTGGCTGTAGCGGTCGCGGTCCACCAGCGGGAAGGTCGCCGCATCCCGGCCCTCGCGGCGGTTCACGAGGCCGCGCGCCGTGACCACCCACAGCGACCCATCGCGCGCGGGGAGCACGCCGCCGACCCCTTCGCCGCGCGTTTCGGGGGCACCTGTCAAAACGTTCGAGAGGCGTTTTCCGTCGAGGCGCGCCAGCCCGCGGTGGGTCGCCGCGAGGATCGAGCCATCGGCATCCTGCGCGATGTCGTTGACGTCGTTGCTCGGCAGGCCGTCATCGGTCTGCCAGGAATGGGCGATCCACGCCCGCGGGGCCTCCGCGCACCACGCGCCCGGCACCGTCCCGGCGAGGGAAACGAGGCTCAGGAAAAGCGCGGTCGGACGGCGGGGCATGGGGCGTTGTGCAAGGTGGCCAAAGGGTTTAGAACGTTCATCCGATACCGCGGACGGCCTTTGCCAGAGATAGTCCGCACGATGAAGTTGCTTGTCAATGCGGCCCGGGTGGCATGCGGGTCCGCCTGGTTGTTCCTGGTCACGACAGCCGCCGCGCAGGTGGTGCCGACGGCGCCGGTGGTCGCCGTGGGAGCCCCGGATATGCACGATTGGAAGGGCCTCGGCGAGGAGGGAATGGCGGTGCCGGGGGAAATCTCGTTCCACTATCCCGAGGGAACGAAGGGGTGGTATCAGGAGGGCTTCCGGGTCAGCCACGATGGCACCGCGGACTGGCGCGCGTATCAGGGACTCCAGATCGACGTCGAGTTCGCGGACGAGCGGCCGGTCGAACTGACCGCCCGCATCAACATCCCGCCCCAATTGCAGCGGGCCGATTATGTGGAGACCACCGCCGCCACCGTGACGGTGGGCGGGAAGGGGAGTCGCACGCTTTCGCTGCCATGGAGCGCGTTCGATTTCCAGCAGGCCCAGCCCGCGTTCCTCAAGTTCGCGCGTGAGCTTGTCATTTCCGCGAAGCCCGCGTCCGGCGGTGCGGCGGGCAAGCTGCGGATCAAGGCGGTGCGCCTCGTGAAAGCCGCCGCCGTTTCGCTGGAGGCTGAGGTCCGCGGCCGCTCCGCCGAGGGCGGCGGGAAGGTTTACTATCCGGTCACGGTGGGCAACACCACGGGAGCCGAGCAGAACGTCACGCTGCGCATCGCCGGTCATGGCTGGCAGAGCATGAAGGCCACCGTGGAGCCCGCGTTGCTGCGGATCGCCGCGGGCCAGACCGGGCAATGCGTGGTCGCGGTCGAGGTGCCCGCTGGTGTCCCGGCCGGTGGCCGTGAGGAGCAGGTGCTCCAGGCGGTGGCGGATGGCGATGGCTCCCGCGCCCCGACGCTGGCCTTCACCACCACCCGCCGGATGGCACCGCCCTACATCCTCCACACGCCGGAGCGTTGGGACGAGGTCCGGGAGATGGTGAAGAACCGCGATTGGGCGAAGCGCGAGCAGCAGACGTATGTCGAGACCAGCAGCCGCTGGCAGGTGCCGGAAGTGGCGAAACCGCCGCGGAACACCACGCCGGACAGCTTCGGGGCCTACCTCTTCGTCACCCCGGAGGAGAACAACATGATGGCGGCGGCCTATTCGTGGCAGCTCACGCGGGAAAAGGCCCATGCCGAAAAGGTCGCGCTGTTCCTGCGCCGTCTGTCCGATCCGGTGACCGGCTATCCGGCCACGCTGCGCGGTTGCAACCAGTCGCTGGTGCAGGAGGGGCATTTTTTCCAGCACCTCGCCATGGCCTATGACATGATCGGCGACAGCGGCGTGCTCACCGCCGCCGACCACGCCGCGATCGAGACGACTTTCCGCGCCTACATCACCACCGACCTGCTCGATCTCAATGGCGGCGCGATCAGCAATTGGACGGTGTCCCAGCACACCGGCGCGCTCTACGCCGCGCTCGCCTTGCAGGACCTCGCGCTGGTTGACCGCCTGCTCAATGGTCCGGCCGGACTGATCGACCACATGCGCCATGGCATCATGGACGATGGCTGGTGGTATGAATGCTCGATCAGCTACAATGTCTGGGTCGCCACCGAGTTCTCGCAGTTGGCCGTGGCGATGCGGCCGTGGGGCGTGAACCTGGTCGAGGGCTGGGTGCCGTCCGGTTACACGCGGAACTACGGCATACGCCCGTGGGAATCAAAGGATGGCCTGTATGGCATGAGTTTCGAGAAGCAGGGACCGGTGCGGCACAATTATGTCGACCTGAAGCGCTTCTGGGACGCCCTGCCGGTGTTCGCGGACTACCGCGGGATCATGTTCGGGATCAACGACACCACCGAGCGCGCGCTCGGCGGCGCGGGCTATGAATTGGCCTACCGCCTGTTCCGGGATCCGGCCTACGCCGCCATCATCAAGCGCGACGGCAAGCGCGACCTGATCTACGGCGTGCCCGACCTGCCGGAGGAAACGCCCGACCTTTCCGGCCAATCCGCGCACGCGGACAATGTCGGCGTCGCGATGCTGCGTTCGACCCAGCAGGATCCCGCCGAGCGCATCCAGGCGGTGCTGCATTACGGCACTCATGGTGGCTTCCACGGCCACTTCGACCGCGGCGGGCTGCTCTCGCTGATGCGTTACGGGAAGAGTTTCTACAACCCGGAGATGATCTGGTATGGCTACCAGTGCTTTCTCTACAAGTTCTACGTCCAGACCTCGATGTCGAAGAACATGGTGGTGGTGGACCAGAAGATGCAGGAACCGGTGGAATCCGACCTGCTGCTGTTCCACACCGGATCTCTGATGCAGGCTACCGCGGTCGAGAGCAACGCCCGCTGGTCGGACCCGCCCTTCGGCGGCATGCGCTACCCGGAGCTGATCGGTCTCCCGCTGGCGGACAAGCTGTGGATGGAAGGGCGTTCCATTCCCATCCCCGCGGACGCGAAGCCATATGGTGAGATCGGTGACTACAGCGACCGGGTCCGCCAGCGCCGCGCGATGGTGGTGATGGACGATTACGTGGTGCTCGCCGATTCGATGCGGGCGGAGAAGGAACACGTTTACGACAGCCTGCTTCAGATCAAGGGCTACGAGGGATTTTCCGGCGAGGTGAAGCCGCTGCGCCACGACGCCCAGATGACCACCGATGGCAAGAGCGCCGCGCAGTTCATCACCGATTGCGATTGGTTCACCGCCCGCGGCGACGTCACGGCCCGTTTCAATTCCGATGGCCTGAAGCTCGATGTCCGCCCGCTGTGGCCCGCCGACAAGCAGATCATGATCGGCGCGGCTCCGGAGAACCAGCCGGTGAACAAACAGCTCCACTACGCCGTGCGCGGCGGTGGCAAGGTGCTCGCCGAGGGTAAGTTCGGCGCGTGGATTCTCGGCCAGGCGGAGATCGACGTGCCGGTGGCTGATCTCGACGCGCTGGAGTTGGAAACACGCGTCAACACCATCGAGGGCAAGTCGGTCTTCTGGGGGGACGCCCGCATCGTGAAGGACGACGGCAGCGAGGTGCCGCTCTCGAAACTCCCGTTGAAGAACCGCGGTGTCGAGGTTCCTACACAGCCGGGGCGGGACTATCTGGGCGGCCCGGTGAAGATCGCCGGTCTCGCTGCCGCGACGTCGGTGGGCGGCCAACCGTCGGCGAAGGACACGCCCGGCATCGTCGAGGTGGATCTGCGCGGCAGCGGGGCGAAGCGGTTCAAGGCCCGCCTCGGCAGCGATTTTCCGCTCGGCGATGAAAGCGCGTTGCGGAAGACCTGGTCCGTCCGCCAGCAGGGGAAGGACGCGCGCTTCCTCACCCTGATCGAGCCGCGCCAGTCCGATCCGAAGGTGAAGCGCGCCACCGCCGACGGCCCGGACCATCTCCGCGTCGAGCTCGCCGATGGCCGGGTGCACGACATCACCTTCAAGCAGGTTGCCGGCACCGGCTCCTCCGTGGAGGTGAAGGTGGTGGAAACCAAGGACGGCAAGGTCTTGCGCGAGGAAACCTCCGTGCACCGGCCCTAAATGAGCTACCATCCCAGTTGATACGCATCACCCGGACCGACCTTCCCACGCCACCGATTTCCCAAACAGATCCCTCATCGTGATCCTTTCCATCTTCCACCGATCCATCCTGGGCACGTTCGCGCTGGTCGCCAGCGTCCTGCCTGTGCATGCCGATGCTCCGCGCCCGGTGCCCGCGCTCGAAACGCCACCGCCTTACCAGAAGGGTGCCTTTGTCCATCCCGGCGGCCTACACACCCGTGCCGACCTCGACCGCATGAAGGCCAAGGTGGCTGCGCGCGAAACCCCGTGGATCGAGGGCTGGGAACGCTTGCTCAAGGACCCGCTGGCTCAGCTTGAGTTTCGCGCCCACGCCCGGCCGAACCTCGGCGACAGCCGTCAGAACGCGTCCACCGACGCCCATGCCGCCTACCTCAATTTCCTGCGCGGCTACATTTCCGGCGACGACCGTTACATCGACCACGCCATCCAGATCTGCAACGATTGGTCGCGGGCCGTGAACAAGGAGCCGAGCGGCGGCGACATCCCCGGCCTCTCGGCCATTCCGATCGCGGAGTTCGCCATCACGGGCGAGGCCCTGCGTGTTTCCCAGCGCTGGAAGGCGGAGGACATCGAGCGCTTCCAGCGGATGCTCACCGGTTATTTCTATCCCAACTGCCACCATTTCCTCACCACCCACAACGGCGCTCCGATCTCGAACCACTGGGCGAACTGGGACATCGCCAACATCGGCGCTTTGCTCGCCATCGGCGTGATGTGCGATCGCACCGACATTTACGACGAGGGCGTGGCCTACTACCTCCGCGGCGAGGGCATGGGCTCGATCATGCACGCCGTTTACAAGATCCATTCCCCTGGCCTCGGCCAGTGGCAGGAGAGCGGCCGCGACCAGCCGCATGCCCAGCTCGGCGTCGGCATGCTGGCGCAGGCTTGCCAGATCGCCTGGAACCAGGGGCTCGATCTCTACGGCGTGGCGGACAACCGCCTGCTCGCCGGGGCGGAGTACGTCGCCCGCACCAACCTCAACCACCCGGTTCCGTATGCCTTCTACACCAATAGCCAGCCCGCGAACAATTTCTGGCTTTCGTCGAATGGCATCAACCGCATCGACGAGCGACCGCTGTGGGAGCTGCTCTACAACCACTACACGGTGGTCCGCGGCCTGCCCGCGCCGAACACCGCCGCCATGGCCCGCCTGACCCGCCCCGAGGGTGGCAGCAAGGACCACTTCGGCTACGGCACGCTGACCTTCACGCTCGATGCGAAGGCCTCGCCCTATCCGCCGCTGCCGGTGCCCGCCGCACCCACCGGCCTCGCCGCCGTGTCCGGCCTCGGCCGAGTCGACCTCCGCTGGGCTGCGCCGCCGGACGATACCGCGCAGGGCTACGAGATCCGCCGTGGCACGGCCGCGGATGGAACCTTCGAAAGCGTCTTCCGCACCTCCACCAACACCTCCACGACCTGGGTCGACACCAAGGTGACCGCTGGCACCCGCTACTTCTACGAGGTGGCGGCGATCAACCAGGTTGGAGCCAGCGGCTTTTCGAAACGGATCGATTCCACTCCGGTGGCGGCGGGCAGCCTTCCTGCCGGATGGACATTCACGGACATAGGTGGCGCGTCGCCCGCCGGTTCCGCGGCCTGCGCCCAGGCCGATACCGACACCGTGCAGGTCACGGGTCCCGGCTCGGGCATCGGCGGACGCGGTGAGTCGTGCGGTTTCGCCAGCCGCCAGGTGGAGGGCGACTTCATCCTCAGCGCCCGGCTTTGCAATCTCAGCGGCAAGTCTCGCCGTGTCGGCCTGATGGTGCGCGAAAGCGCCGATCCGGATGCGAAGGCTGCCTTCATCACCCTCGGCGACAATGGCAACCGCCAGACCCGTTTCGGCTTCCGCGCCGCGAAGGGCGACAAGGCCGGGCAAAAGAGCGGCAACGACTACACCTGGGTCCCGGTCTGGTTCCGCCTCCAGCGCGTGGGCGACAAGGTCACCGCCTCGCACTCCGGCGATGGCATGACCTGGTTCGAGGTCGGCAGCGAATCGGTGCCGATGTCCGCCAGCGTCCAGCTCGGTTTCGCCGCGTGCTCGGCGGACGCGAAGCAGCCGGTCACCGCCCTTTTCGATCACGTCACCTTCTCCCGCTGACATCCCATGCCCTTCAAACTCCGTCTCCTTTCCTCCCTCGCGGCCCTCGCGCTCGCTGCGCCGTCATTCGCCGCCCCGGTCCCGAAGCCCGACTGGCAATGGTCGGTCGAGGCCCCTGGCGTCACGTCGAATGAAACCCAGGCCGCGCCCCGCGCCTTCCTGTGGATCCCGCCCGGTTGCCAGCGCGTCCGCGGCGTGGTGATCGGCCAGCACAACATGGAGGAAGAAATGATCTTCGAGCACCCGGTGTTCCGCCGCGCCCTCGCCGATCTCAATTTCGCCGTCGTGTGGATCACCCCGGGCATCGACCTGTTCTATCGCTTCGATCAAGGCCATGCTGAATCCTTCGATGCCACGCTCAAGCAGCTCGGCGAAGAGTCCGGCTACAAGGAGCTGCCGCTCGTGCCGGTGGTGCCGCTCGGCCATTCCGCCGCGGCCAGCTATCCGTGGAACTGGGCGGCGTGGGCCCCTCAGCGCGTGCTCGCCGCCATTTCCGTGAGCGGCCAGTGGCCCTACTACAAGGACACGAACACGCCGGAGTGGGGCGACCGCAAGATCGACGGTGTGCCCGGGCTGGTCACCATGGGCGAATACGAGAGCGCGTGGAGCCGTGCGGGCGTCGGCCTGAAACAACGCGAGGAACACCCGCAACTCCCGCTCGCCATGCTCGCCGAACCCGGCGGCGGCCACTTCGATGCCTCGGATGCGAAGATCTCCTTCATCGCGCT comes from Luteolibacter sp. LG18 and encodes:
- a CDS encoding response regulator transcription factor encodes the protein MNIRVAVVEDDAVTRESLVALINRAPDMTCIASWASAEAAIAELPKQVPDILLTDINLPGASGITCVATLKAAHPGMQVIMLTTYDDTDSIFDSLRSGASGYLLKRSAATELLPAIREVAIDGGSPMSAHIARKVVTYFHPERRATPEMQSLTPREQEILARLAKGLLYKEIADQLGISVSTVRAHLHAVYGKLHVQSRTEAVVKYLQG
- a CDS encoding alginate lyase family protein is translated as MILSIFHRSILGTFALVASVLPVHADAPRPVPALETPPPYQKGAFVHPGGLHTRADLDRMKAKVAARETPWIEGWERLLKDPLAQLEFRAHARPNLGDSRQNASTDAHAAYLNFLRGYISGDDRYIDHAIQICNDWSRAVNKEPSGGDIPGLSAIPIAEFAITGEALRVSQRWKAEDIERFQRMLTGYFYPNCHHFLTTHNGAPISNHWANWDIANIGALLAIGVMCDRTDIYDEGVAYYLRGEGMGSIMHAVYKIHSPGLGQWQESGRDQPHAQLGVGMLAQACQIAWNQGLDLYGVADNRLLAGAEYVARTNLNHPVPYAFYTNSQPANNFWLSSNGINRIDERPLWELLYNHYTVVRGLPAPNTAAMARLTRPEGGSKDHFGYGTLTFTLDAKASPYPPLPVPAAPTGLAAVSGLGRVDLRWAAPPDDTAQGYEIRRGTAADGTFESVFRTSTNTSTTWVDTKVTAGTRYFYEVAAINQVGASGFSKRIDSTPVAAGSLPAGWTFTDIGGASPAGSAACAQADTDTVQVTGPGSGIGGRGESCGFASRQVEGDFILSARLCNLSGKSRRVGLMVRESADPDAKAAFITLGDNGNRQTRFGFRAAKGDKAGQKSGNDYTWVPVWFRLQRVGDKVTASHSGDGMTWFEVGSESVPMSASVQLGFAACSADAKQPVTALFDHVTFSR
- a CDS encoding two-component regulator propeller domain-containing protein, with translation MPRRPTALFLSLVSLAGTVPGAWCAEAPRAWIAHSWQTDDGLPSNDVNDIAQDADGSILAATHRGLARLDGKRLSNVLTGAPETRGEGVGGVLPARDGSLWVVTARGLVNRREGRDAATFPLVDRDRYSHLTAFFQSRDGDIWLGFGNGQCYRVHDGVLAVPKTEGGLAPSFADCIAEDGTGTIWAVGDHALARFQDGAFTLRQSLAGSKVSACGASEGGLWLVMDGTLFRSREGEELQRVAELPTGPGDRVSCMLEDSAGRVWIGTFGDGLFVNIGRETTRVATSNADIWSLQEDREGNLWAATGGGGINRVRLRAVSMLSEAGLPAGQTPRSMSCAPDGTIWVVMQTGGRLYKREKGTWKALDAGKDWPGEIATTVLATADSVWVATENGSLFRLRDDTFQNIPLPEAGTGIRIRALLAARDGSLWIARGHTLLHLKDGTVTNHAIGSDGEIGSLAEDNGGTIWAAILSGPLYRSTADGFREQAIDGNTRGIRTLLATPDGALWISRVNNGLLRLADGRSSSVTSAQGLRDDVVSQLVLDDAGIIWAGSDRGIFSCDFKQLTAVAEGKEATVPCKVFGSSEALSSVQANSGYQPNDFIAPDGRIWIATRKGIAIANPAATGTNTVPPPVAITDLTVNGATVTPANKIEIGPGVDSLRVALGVYSFTAPENARVSHRLIGLDRDWVDSSEERVASYNHLAPGHYALEVTGANNDGVPSAKPVKMEITVLPFFWQTLTFKIALGLLCLGVTAWIARWFSLRQARRETALVKRQAALERERTRIARDMHDEVGASLTRISLLSELSATSEQPSPHLAKLSEAARDAITSFDRIVWAVNPRHDNLASFLDYTAEQVGELLQAAGIRCRLEWPDHIEPRPLPADFRHQVFLMIREAVNNAAKHAGATEVVLEIDPAPAKLGIRITDNGQGFEAAKLTGDGLGNMRNRAAGLQGTCAITSEPGKGTAVAFELPWP